A stretch of the Porifericola rhodea genome encodes the following:
- a CDS encoding response regulator, with amino-acid sequence MALIDIMIVDDHQLFREGIVSLLADDGDIEVIGVASSAEEMLSNLKSTHPHIVLIDISMGEMDGLEAIRKAKVSYPKIKFIVITMHAEGQYVVKAARHGAHGFLLKNTDGKALSDAIHTVFEDKKYFSEDVSLLMVDNMALEGESDKKLSKREMEVLKLVSNGKTTKEIAEELFVSTRTVETHRVNMMKKLKVQNTAELIKKAAHLKMV; translated from the coding sequence ATGGCTCTTATTGATATTATGATAGTGGACGATCATCAGTTGTTTAGAGAAGGCATAGTTTCTCTTCTGGCAGATGATGGGGATATTGAGGTGATCGGTGTAGCTTCTTCTGCCGAAGAGATGCTGAGCAATCTCAAATCTACACATCCGCATATCGTGCTTATTGACATTAGTATGGGAGAAATGGATGGACTGGAAGCTATTCGCAAGGCCAAAGTGAGCTATCCCAAAATAAAGTTTATCGTAATTACTATGCATGCAGAGGGGCAGTATGTAGTAAAAGCTGCCCGACACGGGGCACATGGCTTCTTACTAAAAAACACTGATGGCAAGGCCCTTTCTGATGCCATACACACTGTATTTGAGGATAAGAAGTACTTTAGCGAAGATGTTTCTCTGCTTATGGTAGATAATATGGCTCTGGAGGGGGAAAGTGACAAGAAGCTATCTAAAAGAGAGATGGAAGTTCTTAAGCTGGTCTCTAATGGCAAAACAACCAAAGAGATTGCTGAAGAATTATTTGTAAGTACCCGCACCGTTGAGACTCACAGAGTTAATATGATGAAAAAACTGAAGGTGCAGAATACCGCAGAACTTATCAAGAAGGCTGCTCATCTTAAAATGGTATAA
- a CDS encoding metallophosphoesterase family protein gives MRTFAISDIHGCNRTLSALLAQIDLQKKDELFLLGDYIDRGSGSKGVLDQILRMRAQGYQVHCLLGNHEAMLLHAYQQPESLEARSWVYYNGGENTLNSFGVQSVKDIPIKYIELIQSMDHYLLKDKFIFVHAGLNFDKINPLSDRETMLWSFEDSPRINREWLKDRLIVHGHRIRTRTQIKANIERLESFPMLGIDNGCVYQKRGYHQLCALELNSMELSFHENIDV, from the coding sequence ATGAGAACTTTTGCTATTAGTGATATTCACGGATGCAACCGCACCCTGAGTGCTCTCTTAGCACAAATTGACCTGCAAAAGAAAGATGAACTGTTTTTACTGGGAGATTATATAGACCGTGGCTCTGGAAGCAAAGGGGTGTTAGACCAGATATTAAGAATGCGGGCGCAAGGCTATCAGGTGCATTGCCTTTTAGGAAACCACGAAGCTATGTTACTACATGCCTACCAACAGCCCGAGTCATTGGAAGCCAGAAGTTGGGTATACTACAATGGGGGAGAAAATACACTAAATAGCTTTGGCGTTCAGTCAGTTAAAGATATACCCATAAAATACATAGAGCTGATTCAGTCCATGGATCATTACTTACTTAAAGACAAGTTCATCTTTGTGCATGCCGGACTTAATTTTGACAAAATAAACCCTTTGAGCGATCGTGAAACTATGTTGTGGTCTTTTGAAGACTCGCCAAGAATCAACAGAGAGTGGCTAAAAGATAGGTTAATTGTGCATGGACACAGGATACGCACCCGCACTCAGATTAAAGCAAATATAGAACGACTGGAGTCTTTTCCTATGCTAGGTATAGACAATGGCTGTGTGTATCAGAAGAGGGGCTACCACCAGCTATGTGCATTAGAGCTAAACAGTATGGAGCTCAGTTTTCACGAAAATATAGATGTGTAA
- a CDS encoding sensor histidine kinase codes for MFRHIKIREKLTLVMLGLSCLAIGLLGTLFYYQFESALEERVLLQLSSVKQLKVMQVKNMIKERVEGIQNIKAQGLDSSRQEYEHRLFDSIHIVASGSSLQLENYKLEMPSVWPQEDIVIQDLSTQHPASVITLAFIAPLGEQALVCITSLPEIQSILMERTGLGQSGESYLVGQDFKMRSRSRFYPQKAPTDIVAKTSGVIRALDGQTGEAIIEDYRHVRVFSAYERIALYGLIWVILSEMDYQEALFPLHSLRTNFYWMLLVLFAVILIASYQLARVVVRPFIRMETYLNAMAKGQLVETKAVSRKDEIGRMFSALHQLTHVQKEVIAFAGNIGKGNFEAEYKLLSNNDKLGAALLQMQKQLKNYQETEAKLIRENRQAIIQGEEKERSRLSKEIHDGLGPLLTSLRFRIQAQKSINEKQQQELLHTLDETIREIRRMSNNLMPSVLEDFGAGEAIANLVNQLNQSTPVHILYDKETELHTRIPKMVNIALYRVAQEAINNVIKHAEASEIKISFTEFEDHVGLFIRDNGSGFDTKSVFSGSGLRNMRERIKLVNGTIDIRSGKNGTIVEVEIPL; via the coding sequence ATGTTTCGGCATATAAAGATCAGAGAAAAACTGACTTTAGTAATGCTAGGCTTGTCCTGCCTTGCTATCGGTTTGTTAGGCACTCTCTTTTATTACCAGTTTGAGTCTGCACTGGAAGAGCGTGTATTACTTCAGCTTTCTTCAGTAAAGCAGCTTAAGGTGATGCAGGTAAAAAATATGATAAAAGAGAGAGTGGAAGGCATACAAAACATTAAGGCGCAAGGCTTGGATAGCAGCCGTCAGGAGTATGAACATCGTCTATTTGATAGCATTCATATAGTCGCGTCGGGTAGTTCTTTACAGCTTGAAAATTACAAGCTAGAAATGCCTTCAGTATGGCCTCAGGAAGATATTGTAATCCAGGATTTAAGTACCCAACATCCTGCTTCAGTTATTACGCTGGCTTTTATTGCCCCTTTGGGTGAACAAGCACTGGTCTGTATTACCAGTTTACCGGAGATACAGTCTATACTTATGGAAAGAACCGGGCTGGGGCAAAGTGGAGAGTCCTATCTGGTAGGTCAGGATTTTAAAATGAGGAGCCGTTCCCGTTTTTATCCACAAAAAGCTCCCACAGATATTGTGGCCAAAACTAGTGGAGTAATCAGAGCCCTGGACGGACAAACAGGAGAGGCAATTATAGAAGATTATCGCCACGTACGGGTATTTAGTGCATATGAAAGAATTGCTCTTTACGGGCTAATATGGGTCATACTTTCTGAAATGGATTATCAGGAAGCCCTTTTTCCCTTACACAGCCTTCGTACCAATTTTTACTGGATGCTTTTGGTTTTGTTCGCGGTGATCCTGATAGCTTCTTATCAGTTGGCAAGGGTAGTGGTTCGCCCTTTTATAAGAATGGAGACATACCTGAATGCTATGGCTAAAGGGCAGCTGGTAGAAACTAAGGCGGTAAGCAGAAAGGATGAAATCGGAAGAATGTTTAGCGCGCTCCATCAACTAACCCATGTTCAGAAAGAAGTGATTGCTTTCGCAGGCAACATTGGCAAAGGTAACTTTGAGGCAGAGTACAAGTTATTAAGCAATAATGATAAACTGGGGGCCGCATTGCTTCAAATGCAAAAGCAGCTCAAAAATTATCAGGAGACAGAGGCTAAGTTAATTCGGGAAAACCGTCAGGCCATTATACAGGGAGAGGAGAAGGAACGCTCTCGTCTTTCCAAGGAGATTCATGATGGACTTGGCCCCTTACTAACCAGCCTTCGCTTCAGGATTCAGGCACAGAAAAGTATAAACGAAAAGCAGCAGCAGGAACTTTTACATACACTGGATGAAACCATTAGAGAAATCCGCCGCATGTCTAATAATCTGATGCCTAGCGTTTTGGAAGATTTTGGAGCCGGAGAGGCTATAGCTAACCTGGTAAATCAACTTAACCAAAGCACACCAGTTCATATCCTCTACGATAAAGAGACGGAATTACATACCCGCATTCCCAAAATGGTCAATATTGCGCTGTACCGGGTAGCCCAGGAAGCTATTAATAATGTGATTAAGCATGCCGAAGCCAGTGAAATAAAGATCTCGTTTACAGAGTTTGAAGATCATGTAGGGCTATTTATCCGCGATAATGGTTCAGGGTTTGACACAAAAAGTGTATTTTCGGGTAGCGGACTACGAAATATGCGGGAACGCATCAAACTGGTAAATGGTACTATAGACATTCGTTCTGGTAAGAACGGTACCATTGTAGAAGTAGAAATTCCTTTATAG